A region of Siniperca chuatsi isolate FFG_IHB_CAS linkage group LG23, ASM2008510v1, whole genome shotgun sequence DNA encodes the following proteins:
- the cdhr5-rs gene encoding protocadherin-15 isoform X1: MLRPGRLLLWQVALRLSYHVVTASLCLGGSDIFASVRENSPMGQFISNLSITGEPGANTIRLCLTGDNAHWFYLEGRTIRLNTSISRVLDREVQGSVLIAELTCYEDDVIQSQYRILVEIVNENDNKPNFLEETIQPFTINELTAVNSVVFTVKAVDADGDMIRYVIDQSSRDAWYFRIDLPNSGNVVLNKPLDYETRTHLQVVIWAQEANTVEKFNTSAVLTVNIADGDDQYPHFLPCIPVSPGVPVCMNPTYTTNITQKQKDAVLEFSPGPIRAEDGDRGINTPLIYTILSGDKGRFVINNRTGEIRLTRAVDSRQLKANFTLNVMVRQVDDRLKYSVVSVLIRVLSENTFPPVFNRTTFKGFIIQSSSPASIVSTYGNQVLQVQVSDRDFSDGLNPNIHYSLHPPSGLYQVTQGGVLIARTDQLHAFDRHILQVVARDEESGEEVSASVDIEVLQKGQPVPCGEFTEQQLFGDVDSRLAGGIAAMILLLFLSSVLFLLLRTLKRRRRQRNADEHAPVALGKHPNVSFLWFQTVSSSRHVFCMEESSYSNRAFSHESSSHSESFHGRQGVYTRKHSLLPPPSSSSSNIFISDPGGRSRLHSELFPVVEKPEGRSEATETNETPRLSNVREGLHSTGVSAGVHSDDITAVNTVTLQRDDDMETDQSEEMLQESEDPYRTMVSVICLFADEPSSEDTDCSSSQLQNRNT; this comes from the exons ATGTTGAGACCCGGCAGGCTGCTGCTCTGGCAGGTGGCTCTCAGGTTATCTTATCATGTTGTTACAG CCAGTCTGTGTCTGGGAGGGTCGGACATCTTTGCATCAGTCAGAGAGAACAGTCCGATGGGTCAGTTTATCTCTAACCTCAGTATTACCGGAGAACCAGGAGCTAACACCATCCGACTATGTCTGACTGGGGACAACGCCCACTGGTTCTACTTAGAGGGTCGAACAATCAGACTGAACACCTCCATCTCCAGAGTCCTCGACCGAGAG GTTCAGGGATCAGTGCTGATAGCAGAGCTGACCTGTTATGAGGATGATGTCATACAG AGTCAATACAGGATTCTGGTGGAGATTGTGAATGAAAACGACAACAAACCGAACTTCCTGGAGGAGACGATTCAGCCGTTCACCATCAACGAG ctgacagcagtGAACTCTGTGGTTTTCACTGTGAAGGCAGTCGATGCAGATGGAGACATGATCCGTTACGTCATCGATCAATCATCG CGTGATGCTTGGTACTTCAGGATTGATCTACCGAACAGCGGGAACGTAGTTCTGAACAAACCTCTGGACTACGAGACCAGAACTCACCTGCAGGTGGTCATCTGGGCCCAG GAAGCGAACACTGTGGAGAAGTTCAATACGTCTGCTGTTCTGACGGTGAACATCGCGGATGGAGACGACCAGTATCCTCACTTCCTGCCCTGTATACCTGTCTCTCCAGGTGTTCCTGTCTGCATGAACCCCACCTACACCACCAAcatcacacagaaacagaag gaCGCGGTTCTGGAGTTTTCTCCTGggccaatcagagcagaggaTGGAGACAGAGGAATCAACACTCCTCTGATCTACACCATCCTGTCAG gTGATAAGGGCAGGTTTGTGATCAACAACAGGACAGGTGAGATCAGGTTAACCAGAGCTGTGGACAGCCGACAACTGAAGGCAAACTTCACACTCAATGTCATG GTGCGTCAGGTGGATGACCGGCTGAAGTACAGCGTGGTGTCAGTTCTGATCAGAGTTCTCAGTGAGAACACATTCCCTCCGGTCTTCAACAGAACCACCTTTAAAGGTTTCATCATCCAGAGTTCTAGTCCCGCCTCCATCGTCTCCACCTATGGGAACCAGGTGTTACAGGTCCAGGTGTCGGACCGCGACTTCTCTGAT GGTCTGAATCCAAACATCCATTactccctccatcctccatctGGACTGTACCAAGTCACCCAAGGGGGTGTTCTGATCGCCAGGACGGACCAACTGCATGCCTTTGACAGACACATACTTCAG GTTGTGGCCAGAGATGAAGAatcaggagaagaagtttcagCTTCAGTGGATATTGAAGTCCTGCAGAAAGGACAACCAG tccCTTGTGGTGAATTCACTGAGCAGCAGTTGTTTGGGGATGTGGACAGCAGACTGGCAGGAGGAATCGCAGCAATGATCCTGCTATTGTTTCTATCAtctgttctgtttctgctgcttcgAACTTTAAAGAGAAGACGACGACAAAGAAACGCTGACGAACACGCACCCGTCGCCCTCGGGAAACATCCCAACGTG AGTTTCCTGTGGTTTCAGACG GTGAGCTCCAGTCGACATGTCTTCTGTATGGAGGAGTCTTCATACAGCAACAGAGCTttcagccatgagtcttcttcaCACTCAGAGAGTTTTCATGGCAGACAAGGAGTCTACACCAGGAAACActctctgcttcctcctccttcatcatcttcatcaaacATCTTCATCAGTGATCCTGGAGGAAGATCAAGACTTCACTCTGAACTGTTTCCTGTCGTAGAAAAACCAGAAGGGCGGTCTGAGGCGACAGAAACCAATGAAACCCCCAGATTATCTAACGTTAGAGAGGGTCTACATTCCACAGGTGTGTCCGCAGGAGTTCacagtgatgacatcacagcagtGAACACAGTAACTCTTCAGAGAGACGACGATATGgaaactgaccaatcagaggagATGTTACAGGAGTCAGAGGACCCGTACAGGACGATGGTCTCTGTGATCTGTTTGTTTGCAGACGAGCCCAGCTCAGAGGACACTGACTGCAGCAGTAGCCAattacagaacagaaacacataA
- the cdhr5-rs gene encoding protocadherin-15 isoform X2, with amino-acid sequence MLRPGRLLLWQVALRLSYHVVTASLCLGGSDIFASVRENSPMGQFISNLSITGEPGANTIRLCLTGDNAHWFYLEGRTIRLNTSISRVLDREVQGSVLIAELTCYEDDVIQSQYRILVEIVNENDNKPNFLEETIQPFTINELTAVNSVVFTVKAVDADGDMIRYVIDQSSRDAWYFRIDLPNSGNVVLNKPLDYETRTHLQVVIWAQEANTVEKFNTSAVLTVNIADGDDQYPHFLPCIPVSPGVPVCMNPTYTTNITQKQKDAVLEFSPGPIRAEDGDRGINTPLIYTILSGDKGRFVINNRTGEIRLTRAVDSRQLKANFTLNVMVRQVDDRLKYSVVSVLIRVLSENTFPPVFNRTTFKGFIIQSSSPASIVSTYGNQVLQVQVSDRDFSDGLNPNIHYSLHPPSGLYQVTQGGVLIARTDQLHAFDRHILQVVARDEESGEEVSASVDIEVLQKGQPVPCGEFTEQQLFGDVDSRLAGGIAAMILLLFLSSVLFLLLRTLKRRRRQRNADEHAPVALGKHPNVVSSSRHVFCMEESSYSNRAFSHESSSHSESFHGRQGVYTRKHSLLPPPSSSSSNIFISDPGGRSRLHSELFPVVEKPEGRSEATETNETPRLSNVREGLHSTGVSAGVHSDDITAVNTVTLQRDDDMETDQSEEMLQESEDPYRTMVSVICLFADEPSSEDTDCSSSQLQNRNT; translated from the exons ATGTTGAGACCCGGCAGGCTGCTGCTCTGGCAGGTGGCTCTCAGGTTATCTTATCATGTTGTTACAG CCAGTCTGTGTCTGGGAGGGTCGGACATCTTTGCATCAGTCAGAGAGAACAGTCCGATGGGTCAGTTTATCTCTAACCTCAGTATTACCGGAGAACCAGGAGCTAACACCATCCGACTATGTCTGACTGGGGACAACGCCCACTGGTTCTACTTAGAGGGTCGAACAATCAGACTGAACACCTCCATCTCCAGAGTCCTCGACCGAGAG GTTCAGGGATCAGTGCTGATAGCAGAGCTGACCTGTTATGAGGATGATGTCATACAG AGTCAATACAGGATTCTGGTGGAGATTGTGAATGAAAACGACAACAAACCGAACTTCCTGGAGGAGACGATTCAGCCGTTCACCATCAACGAG ctgacagcagtGAACTCTGTGGTTTTCACTGTGAAGGCAGTCGATGCAGATGGAGACATGATCCGTTACGTCATCGATCAATCATCG CGTGATGCTTGGTACTTCAGGATTGATCTACCGAACAGCGGGAACGTAGTTCTGAACAAACCTCTGGACTACGAGACCAGAACTCACCTGCAGGTGGTCATCTGGGCCCAG GAAGCGAACACTGTGGAGAAGTTCAATACGTCTGCTGTTCTGACGGTGAACATCGCGGATGGAGACGACCAGTATCCTCACTTCCTGCCCTGTATACCTGTCTCTCCAGGTGTTCCTGTCTGCATGAACCCCACCTACACCACCAAcatcacacagaaacagaag gaCGCGGTTCTGGAGTTTTCTCCTGggccaatcagagcagaggaTGGAGACAGAGGAATCAACACTCCTCTGATCTACACCATCCTGTCAG gTGATAAGGGCAGGTTTGTGATCAACAACAGGACAGGTGAGATCAGGTTAACCAGAGCTGTGGACAGCCGACAACTGAAGGCAAACTTCACACTCAATGTCATG GTGCGTCAGGTGGATGACCGGCTGAAGTACAGCGTGGTGTCAGTTCTGATCAGAGTTCTCAGTGAGAACACATTCCCTCCGGTCTTCAACAGAACCACCTTTAAAGGTTTCATCATCCAGAGTTCTAGTCCCGCCTCCATCGTCTCCACCTATGGGAACCAGGTGTTACAGGTCCAGGTGTCGGACCGCGACTTCTCTGAT GGTCTGAATCCAAACATCCATTactccctccatcctccatctGGACTGTACCAAGTCACCCAAGGGGGTGTTCTGATCGCCAGGACGGACCAACTGCATGCCTTTGACAGACACATACTTCAG GTTGTGGCCAGAGATGAAGAatcaggagaagaagtttcagCTTCAGTGGATATTGAAGTCCTGCAGAAAGGACAACCAG tccCTTGTGGTGAATTCACTGAGCAGCAGTTGTTTGGGGATGTGGACAGCAGACTGGCAGGAGGAATCGCAGCAATGATCCTGCTATTGTTTCTATCAtctgttctgtttctgctgcttcgAACTTTAAAGAGAAGACGACGACAAAGAAACGCTGACGAACACGCACCCGTCGCCCTCGGGAAACATCCCAACGTG GTGAGCTCCAGTCGACATGTCTTCTGTATGGAGGAGTCTTCATACAGCAACAGAGCTttcagccatgagtcttcttcaCACTCAGAGAGTTTTCATGGCAGACAAGGAGTCTACACCAGGAAACActctctgcttcctcctccttcatcatcttcatcaaacATCTTCATCAGTGATCCTGGAGGAAGATCAAGACTTCACTCTGAACTGTTTCCTGTCGTAGAAAAACCAGAAGGGCGGTCTGAGGCGACAGAAACCAATGAAACCCCCAGATTATCTAACGTTAGAGAGGGTCTACATTCCACAGGTGTGTCCGCAGGAGTTCacagtgatgacatcacagcagtGAACACAGTAACTCTTCAGAGAGACGACGATATGgaaactgaccaatcagaggagATGTTACAGGAGTCAGAGGACCCGTACAGGACGATGGTCTCTGTGATCTGTTTGTTTGCAGACGAGCCCAGCTCAGAGGACACTGACTGCAGCAGTAGCCAattacagaacagaaacacataA